From the genome of Streptomyces sp. NBC_01317, one region includes:
- a CDS encoding thioredoxin family protein yields the protein MITIEGVDAVTDTDFDAVVIGAELPVLVEFTADWCPPCRQLAPVLGAVAAEEAGRLKIVQLDVDTNPVITARYGVLAMPTLLLFRDGEPVKSMVGARPKRRLLEELADVV from the coding sequence ATGATCACGATCGAGGGTGTGGACGCCGTCACGGACACGGACTTCGACGCGGTGGTAATAGGGGCCGAACTGCCGGTCCTGGTGGAATTCACCGCCGACTGGTGCCCGCCGTGCCGGCAGCTCGCGCCCGTCCTCGGCGCCGTCGCCGCAGAGGAGGCCGGCCGCCTCAAGATCGTTCAGCTCGACGTGGACACCAATCCGGTGATCACGGCGCGGTACGGCGTGCTCGCCATGCCGACGCTCCTGCTGTTCCGCGACGGCGAGCCGGTGAAGTCGATGGTCGGCGCCCGGCCGAAGCGCCGGCTGCTGGAGGAGCTGGCCGACGTGGTCTGA
- a CDS encoding MerR family transcriptional regulator, whose product MRIGELAERAGTTTRALRYYESRGLLPARRAVNGYRTYDEDDLRLLQQIRTLQDSGFDLEETRPFVECLRAGHPAGDACPASLDVYRRKLTELDGLIDQLRSVRARVGAQLAQAEAELPGGPEPLCDLTDALAEGIHRTRQTRQTRRTRQTHGGTDA is encoded by the coding sequence ATGCGCATCGGCGAGCTGGCGGAACGGGCAGGCACCACCACCCGGGCCCTGCGGTACTACGAATCACGCGGGCTGCTGCCCGCCCGGCGGGCGGTGAACGGCTACCGCACGTACGACGAGGACGATCTGCGGCTCCTCCAGCAGATCAGGACCCTCCAGGACTCCGGGTTCGACCTGGAGGAGACCCGGCCCTTCGTGGAGTGTCTGCGCGCCGGGCACCCGGCCGGGGACGCGTGTCCCGCCTCCCTCGACGTCTACCGCCGCAAGCTCACGGAGCTGGACGGGCTGATCGACCAGCTCCGGTCGGTCCGCGCGCGGGTCGGGGCGCAGCTGGCGCAGGCCGAGGCGGAACTGCCGGGCGGTCCGGAGCCTCTGTGCGACCTGACCGACGCGCTGGCCGAGGGAATTCATCGAACGCGCCAAACACGTCAAACACGTCGAACACGTCAAACTCACGGAGGTACGGACGCATGA
- a CDS encoding HelD family protein, producing the protein MQNEQQFVTLLYERLDALREQAEDAVRATAGQVSTGRQARVERDITVAEQSGRVSSLNAVESGLCFGRIDLADDTIHHIGRIGIRRDDEERTPLLVDWRAPVARPFYLATGFEPMGLRRRRHLTTQERRVTALHDEIMDLTDTRRTGYEDADADAVLLSALNSARTGRMADIVQTIQAEQDRVIRAPYRGVLVVEGGPGTGKTAVALHRAAYLLYAYREQLARRAVLIVGPNPAFLGYIGEVLPSLGETGVLLATTGELFPGVRAAGTDTPAAAEVKGRLGMAKVLAEEIADRQSLPQPSVEIAHEDHGTLVLDRETAAEARQRARETGLPHNLARPTFAFRVIDALTAQLAERIGADPEGGPNLLSPEDVAQLGKEVATSREVQAAIESLWPALTPQQLVADFLAAPWRLDARDAAAVRRPGIRTGADAPIDWTPADVPLLDEAAELLGEDDSAARAAAALERQEQIAYAQGVLELSYGSRTQEFEDEDESEVLAAHDIIDAERFADRHEEADTRSAAERAAADRTWAFGHIVVDEAQELSAMAWRLLMRRCPSRSMTLVGDPAQTGDAAGCDSWQQILQPYVGTRWELSRLGVNYRTPAEIMEVAAEVRRLADPLFEPPRSVRSTGTAPFVRAVAPALMARTAAELAAEHPGEGRLAVIAPPALVPALGAELPDASWGVTPDLTRPVVVLDPRQAKGLEFDTVIVVDPEAILDGSPRGTNDLYVALTRTTQRLGIVRNAEVPSRLKSTSVSGTSGGEAP; encoded by the coding sequence TTGCAGAACGAACAGCAATTCGTCACTCTCCTCTACGAGCGACTCGACGCGCTGAGGGAGCAGGCCGAGGACGCGGTGCGGGCCACCGCCGGACAGGTCAGCACCGGCCGGCAGGCGAGGGTCGAGCGTGACATCACCGTGGCCGAGCAGTCCGGCCGGGTCTCCTCCCTCAACGCCGTCGAGTCCGGCCTGTGTTTCGGCCGGATCGACCTCGCCGACGACACGATCCACCACATCGGGCGCATCGGCATACGGCGGGACGACGAGGAACGCACCCCCCTGCTGGTCGACTGGCGCGCCCCCGTGGCCCGGCCCTTCTACCTGGCCACCGGCTTCGAGCCCATGGGCCTGCGGCGCCGCCGCCACCTGACCACCCAGGAGCGCCGGGTCACCGCCTTGCACGACGAGATCATGGATCTCACCGACACCCGCCGCACGGGGTACGAGGACGCGGACGCCGACGCCGTCCTGCTCTCCGCGCTCAACTCCGCGCGTACGGGCCGGATGGCCGACATCGTCCAGACCATCCAGGCCGAGCAGGACCGCGTCATCCGCGCCCCGTACCGGGGTGTGCTGGTGGTCGAGGGCGGGCCCGGCACCGGAAAGACGGCGGTCGCGCTGCACCGGGCCGCGTACCTGCTCTACGCCTACCGCGAGCAGCTGGCCCGCCGCGCCGTGCTGATCGTCGGGCCGAACCCGGCCTTCCTCGGCTACATCGGCGAGGTGCTGCCCTCGCTCGGGGAGACCGGTGTGCTGCTGGCGACGACCGGGGAACTGTTCCCCGGCGTACGGGCCGCCGGGACGGACACCCCGGCGGCGGCCGAGGTCAAGGGCCGCCTCGGGATGGCGAAGGTGCTCGCCGAGGAGATCGCCGACCGGCAGTCGCTGCCCCAGCCGAGCGTCGAGATCGCGCACGAGGACCACGGCACACTCGTCCTGGACCGCGAGACGGCGGCCGAGGCCAGGCAGCGGGCCCGCGAGACCGGCCTGCCGCACAACCTGGCCCGGCCGACCTTCGCCTTCCGGGTCATCGACGCGCTCACCGCGCAGCTCGCGGAGCGCATCGGCGCGGATCCGGAGGGCGGGCCCAACCTGCTGTCCCCGGAGGACGTGGCGCAGCTCGGCAAGGAGGTCGCCACCAGCCGTGAGGTGCAGGCGGCGATCGAGTCGCTGTGGCCGGCCCTGACCCCGCAGCAGTTGGTCGCCGACTTCCTGGCCGCGCCCTGGCGGCTGGACGCGCGCGACGCGGCGGCCGTACGCCGCCCCGGTATCAGGACCGGCGCGGACGCGCCGATCGACTGGACCCCGGCGGACGTGCCGCTGCTGGACGAGGCGGCGGAGCTGCTCGGCGAGGACGACAGCGCGGCACGCGCCGCCGCCGCGCTGGAACGGCAGGAGCAGATCGCCTACGCCCAGGGCGTGTTGGAGCTGTCGTACGGCTCCCGTACGCAGGAGTTCGAGGACGAGGACGAGTCGGAGGTGCTGGCGGCCCACGACATCATCGACGCGGAACGGTTCGCGGACCGGCACGAGGAGGCGGACACGCGCAGCGCCGCGGAGCGCGCGGCGGCCGACCGGACGTGGGCGTTCGGGCACATCGTCGTGGACGAGGCGCAGGAACTGTCCGCGATGGCCTGGCGGTTGCTGATGCGCCGCTGCCCGAGCCGGTCCATGACGCTGGTCGGCGACCCGGCCCAGACCGGGGACGCGGCGGGCTGCGACTCGTGGCAGCAGATCCTCCAGCCGTACGTCGGCACCCGCTGGGAGCTGTCCCGGCTCGGCGTCAACTACCGTACGCCCGCCGAGATCATGGAGGTCGCGGCGGAGGTACGGCGGCTCGCGGACCCGCTCTTCGAGCCGCCGAGGTCCGTACGGTCGACGGGTACGGCCCCGTTCGTACGGGCGGTCGCACCGGCCCTGATGGCGCGTACGGCAGCCGAGTTGGCGGCGGAGCACCCCGGCGAGGGGCGCCTCGCGGTGATCGCACCACCGGCACTCGTCCCGGCACTCGGCGCCGAACTGCCCGACGCGTCCTGGGGAGTTACGCCCGACCTGACCCGCCCGGTGGTCGTGCTCGACCCCCGCCAGGCGAAGGGGCTGGAGTTCGACACGGTGATCGTGGTCGACCCGGAGGCAATCCTGGACGGCTCGCCACGCGGGACGAACGACCTGTACGTGGCCCTGACGCGGACGACCCAGCGGCTGGGAATCGTACGGAACGCGGAGGTGCCGTCGCGGTTGAAGTCGACGAGCGTGTCCGGCACGAGCGGCGGGGAGGCGCCGTAG
- a CDS encoding SpoIIE family protein phosphatase has protein sequence MSVAEDGASVTAEIERALTDVGQATGAHIGVVYLLEPGDRAVRMGFVTGLSRRVATPWTQVALASTVPVAEVVREGRPVWVPSHTDMARRFPRTALALPYHMALGVVPLSSGATRWGALLQIWPGTHPPELSDQETRALDEGARRISGLLLRAAEEGRPVRPTELRAVDPPPTRHAEPGAELTERFPEGACALDLEGRITFLNHTTVDLLGGTRDSLLGARPWEVLPWLNDPVYENAYLGALFSRLPVSFTVLRPPDRWLAFHLYPDATGVSVRVTPGVAPGDGHDPVLTPAPAAAGNARPGALFQLLHLSSVLTDAVGVRDVTETVTDQIMPVINAQAMALVTADAGRLSVIGFRGFRKEIAVGFDGLSLTADTPVVRAVLNGTPLFSTDGDELRRTSPNVRLSPEKASFAYLPMFASGRTIGCCVLGYDRPHAFPPDERTALISLAGVIAQALERARLYDSKNQVALGLQAALLPHDLPRIPGLQVAARYLPATRGLDIGGDFYDLIRLDDTSVAAVIGDVQGHNVNAAALMGQVRTAVHTHASAGAPPDEVLARTNRLLIDLRSTLFTSCLYAHLDLRHHRARLATAGHPPPILRHADGRTEILDVPTGILLGIEPEAEYRTVEVPLPPGAVLALYTDGLVEVPGTSLDTSIAALAGRLGRADTASLDALSESLVRRAGRTRQSFRGSDDIALLLVKLERYVGG, from the coding sequence GTGAGCGTGGCGGAGGACGGCGCCTCCGTCACGGCGGAGATCGAGCGAGCCCTGACGGACGTGGGACAGGCCACCGGTGCGCACATCGGGGTCGTGTACCTGCTGGAGCCCGGGGACCGGGCCGTACGGATGGGTTTTGTGACCGGCCTGTCCCGGAGGGTCGCCACGCCCTGGACCCAGGTGGCGCTCGCCTCGACGGTCCCGGTGGCCGAGGTGGTGCGTGAGGGGCGGCCGGTGTGGGTGCCCAGCCACACGGACATGGCCCGCCGCTTCCCCCGTACGGCCCTCGCCCTGCCGTACCACATGGCCCTCGGCGTCGTACCCCTGTCGTCCGGTGCCACCCGCTGGGGGGCGCTGCTCCAGATCTGGCCCGGTACGCACCCGCCCGAGCTGTCCGACCAGGAGACACGGGCGCTCGACGAGGGCGCCCGCCGTATCAGCGGCCTCCTCCTGCGGGCCGCGGAGGAGGGGCGTCCGGTACGGCCCACGGAGCTGCGGGCGGTCGACCCGCCGCCGACCCGGCACGCGGAGCCCGGAGCCGAGCTCACCGAGCGCTTTCCGGAAGGCGCCTGCGCCCTGGACCTCGAAGGGCGCATCACCTTCCTCAACCACACCACCGTGGACCTGCTGGGCGGCACCCGTGACAGCCTGTTGGGGGCCCGGCCCTGGGAGGTGCTGCCCTGGCTGAACGACCCGGTCTACGAGAACGCGTACCTCGGCGCGCTGTTCAGCCGGCTGCCCGTGTCCTTCACCGTCCTGCGGCCCCCCGACCGGTGGCTGGCCTTCCACCTCTATCCCGACGCCACCGGGGTCAGCGTCCGCGTCACGCCCGGGGTGGCGCCCGGCGACGGGCACGACCCGGTCCTGACGCCGGCGCCGGCCGCCGCGGGAAACGCGCGCCCCGGGGCCCTCTTCCAGCTGCTGCACCTGTCGTCCGTCCTCACCGACGCCGTCGGGGTGCGGGACGTGACGGAGACGGTCACCGACCAGATCATGCCGGTCATCAACGCCCAGGCGATGGCGCTGGTCACCGCCGACGCGGGGCGGCTGTCGGTGATCGGCTTCCGGGGCTTCCGGAAGGAGATCGCGGTCGGCTTCGACGGCCTCTCCCTGACCGCGGACACCCCGGTCGTCCGGGCGGTCCTGAACGGTACGCCGCTCTTCTCGACGGACGGCGACGAACTCAGACGTACCTCCCCGAACGTCCGACTGAGCCCGGAGAAGGCCTCGTTCGCCTACCTGCCGATGTTCGCCTCCGGGCGGACGATCGGCTGCTGCGTGCTGGGGTACGACCGGCCGCACGCCTTCCCCCCGGACGAGCGCACCGCCCTCATCTCCCTGGCGGGGGTGATCGCGCAGGCCCTGGAGCGGGCCCGGCTGTACGACTCCAAGAACCAGGTCGCCCTGGGCCTCCAGGCCGCGCTGCTGCCCCACGACCTGCCGAGGATTCCCGGGCTCCAGGTCGCGGCGCGCTACCTGCCGGCGACGCGTGGCCTGGACATCGGCGGTGACTTCTACGACCTGATCCGGCTGGACGACACGTCGGTCGCGGCGGTCATCGGGGACGTACAGGGCCACAACGTGAACGCGGCGGCGCTGATGGGGCAGGTCCGTACCGCCGTCCACACGCACGCGAGCGCGGGCGCGCCTCCGGACGAGGTGCTGGCGCGCACCAACCGCCTGCTGATCGACCTGCGGTCCACGCTCTTCACCAGCTGCCTGTACGCGCACCTCGACCTGCGGCACCACCGGGCGCGGCTGGCGACGGCCGGTCACCCGCCGCCGATCCTGCGCCATGCCGACGGCCGTACGGAGATCCTGGACGTCCCGACCGGGATCCTCCTCGGCATCGAGCCGGAGGCGGAGTACCGCACGGTGGAGGTACCGCTGCCGCCGGGGGCGGTACTGGCGCTCTACACGGACGGCCTGGTCGAGGTCCCTGGCACGAGCCTGGACACGTCGATCGCGGCGTTGGCGGGGCGGTTGGGGCGGGCGGATACGGCTTCGCTGGACGCGCTGTCGGAGTCCTTGGTACGGAGGGCGGGGCGGACGCGGCAGTCGTTTCGGGGGAGCGATGACATTGCGTTGCTGCTGGTGAAGTTGGAGCGGTACGTGGGTGGGTGA
- a CDS encoding aldo/keto reductase gives MKRRVLGGTGMSVSEVALGTMMFGAMGNTDHDESVRMIHRALDAGVNFVDTADVYSEGESEDIVGKALKGRRDEVVLATKFGWPMGDDLNRRGGSPRWIVQAVENSLRRLGTDHIDLYQLHRPDPHTDIDETLAALSDLVRSGKVRAIGSSCTPAELIVEAQWTAERRGHHRFRTEQPPYSILLRGIESSVLPTVQRYGMGVLTYGPLSSGWLSGRADPSKGARAARGPATFDLSVPANQTKAEAVGRLTELAVEAGMPLSHLATAFVRSHPAITSVLIGPRRPEHLDDLLAGAETELSDDILDRIDDIVPPGTNVNQNDIYYTPPSLADKRLRRF, from the coding sequence ATGAAGCGCAGGGTTCTGGGCGGTACGGGCATGTCGGTCAGCGAGGTCGCGCTCGGCACGATGATGTTCGGCGCGATGGGCAACACCGACCACGACGAGTCGGTACGGATGATCCACCGCGCCCTGGACGCCGGGGTGAACTTCGTGGACACCGCGGACGTCTACAGCGAGGGCGAGTCGGAGGACATCGTCGGCAAGGCGCTCAAGGGCCGGCGTGACGAGGTCGTTCTCGCGACGAAGTTCGGCTGGCCGATGGGTGACGACCTCAACCGCCGGGGCGGCTCGCCCCGTTGGATCGTACAAGCGGTGGAGAACAGCCTCCGGCGGCTGGGCACCGACCACATCGACCTGTACCAACTGCACCGCCCCGACCCCCACACGGACATCGACGAGACGCTCGCCGCCCTCTCCGACCTGGTCCGCTCGGGCAAGGTCCGGGCCATCGGCTCCTCGTGCACCCCGGCCGAGCTGATCGTGGAGGCGCAGTGGACGGCGGAACGGCGCGGCCACCACCGCTTCCGTACGGAACAGCCCCCGTACTCGATCCTGCTGCGCGGCATCGAGTCGAGCGTCCTGCCCACGGTCCAGCGCTACGGCATGGGCGTCCTGACCTACGGCCCACTCAGCTCCGGCTGGCTCTCGGGCCGCGCCGACCCGTCGAAGGGCGCCCGCGCGGCGAGGGGCCCCGCGACCTTCGACCTGTCCGTCCCGGCCAACCAGACCAAGGCGGAGGCGGTCGGACGCCTGACAGAACTGGCGGTGGAGGCGGGAATGCCCCTGTCCCACCTGGCCACGGCATTCGTACGCTCCCACCCGGCGATCACGTCGGTCCTCATCGGCCCCCGCCGCCCCGAGCACCTGGACGACCTACTGGCGGGCGCGGAGACCGAACTGAGCGACGACATCCTGGACCGTATCGACGACATCGTCCCCCCAGGCACGAACGTCAACCAGAACGACATCTACTACACACCCCCATCCCTGGCGGACAAGCGCCTGCGGCGCTTCTGA
- a CDS encoding helix-turn-helix transcriptional regulator, with protein sequence MSSSGGNSELREFLRSRRARVTPEDAGLPPHAGARRVPGLRREEVAQLAGVSVDYYVRLERGRGSNVSESVLDAVARALRLDDTERGHLFALARPTRKQGRPLPPQRVRPGMYRILDTLTDTPALVLGRRTDVLASNPMARAFYTDFEALPQRERNMARFLFLDEAARDLYVDWAASARGTVAALHLYAGRNPHDPRLAELIGDLSLGDQDFRRWWADHDVLRRTYGSKRYHHPLIGELTLDYEALNPTGDPEQTLGIHTAEPGSPSAHALSLLAGWTREPAAGHSVP encoded by the coding sequence ATGTCCTCCTCCGGCGGCAACTCCGAGCTCCGGGAGTTCCTGCGCTCGCGCCGCGCGCGCGTCACCCCCGAGGACGCCGGGCTGCCCCCGCACGCCGGCGCACGCCGGGTCCCGGGGCTGCGGCGCGAGGAGGTCGCCCAGCTGGCGGGGGTGAGCGTGGACTATTACGTACGGCTGGAGCGGGGGCGCGGCAGCAACGTCTCGGAGAGCGTGCTGGACGCCGTCGCGCGCGCCCTGCGGCTGGACGACACCGAGCGCGGTCACCTCTTCGCCCTGGCCAGGCCCACCCGCAAGCAGGGCCGGCCGCTGCCGCCCCAGCGCGTACGGCCCGGGATGTACCGGATCCTGGACACGCTGACCGACACCCCGGCGCTGGTGCTGGGCCGCCGTACGGATGTCCTGGCGTCGAACCCGATGGCGCGGGCGTTCTACACGGACTTCGAGGCGCTGCCGCAGCGGGAGCGGAACATGGCCCGCTTCCTCTTCCTGGACGAGGCGGCCCGCGACCTGTACGTGGACTGGGCCGCGTCCGCGCGCGGCACGGTCGCCGCCCTGCACCTCTACGCGGGGCGCAACCCCCACGACCCCCGGCTGGCCGAGCTGATCGGCGACCTGTCGCTGGGGGACCAGGACTTCCGCCGCTGGTGGGCGGACCATGACGTGCTGCGCCGTACGTACGGGAGCAAGCGGTACCACCACCCGCTGATCGGCGAGCTGACGCTCGACTACGAGGCGCTCAACCCGACCGGTGACCCGGAGCAGACCCTCGGCATCCACACCGCCGAGCCGGGCAGTCCCTCGGCGCACGCGCTGAGCCTGCTGGCGGGCTGGACACGGGAGCCGGCCGCCGGACACTCCGTGCCTTGA